The sequence AATACCCGAATGAAAAAAGACTTTTACCTCACAAGATATGCCTTAATCATTAAGAAATTAGAAAGTGCTCCGTCTACTTATTCACAACTGGAAGACTATCTTCTCAACTCTTTTGAATTTCAGGATGCAGATATAAAGAGTTACTCTATCCGTACTTTACAGAGGGATATCCGTGAGATTTCGGGGCTTTTTAATCTTTCTATTCACAACAAAAAGAAAGGTGACAACCGTTATTATATCGAGAGCCGGCCGATTATGGAAGTCGATGAGTATAACCAAAAATTATTAGAATCTTTTCAGGTAAGTAATGCATTAAATGTACACCCGGATTTTGCAGATTATATCTTTTTCGAAAGCAGAAAACCCACCGGAGTCGAGCATTTTTATGATCTTTTCTTTGCTATTCGTAATAAAAGAGTCGTGACTTTTGAACATTACAATTACAAAAACAAGCTGATGACTTCCAGAAAAGTTCATCCTTTGGCATTGAAAGAATCGAAAGACCGTTGGTATCTTATTGCAATTGATACCAAAGACAAAGCTCTAAAATCCTTTGGTTTAGACCGTATCAATTATCTGGATGTTAATGCTGCAAAATTCAAAGAAAAATACAAATACAACTTCAGAGAACATTTCAAAAATGCTTTCGGGGTAATGAATCTTACCGAACAAAATCCTCAGAAAATTGTCTTGAAATGCAGCAGACATCAGGGAGAATACATTCGTAGCTTTGCACTTCATCAGTCTCAGAAAGAGATTAAAGAAACTCCGGGAGAAATCATTTTTGAGTTTTTCCTCCACCCTACTTACGACTTTATGCAGGAGATTTTATCTTATGGAAAAGAAGTAGAAGTTCTTGAACCTAAAACTTTAGTCGAAGAGATTAAAAAACATTTACAAGAATCGCTCAACAGTTATTTTGAAGATTAAATTTTTTGCATCTTTTTTGATTACATTTACATAAACAATCATCTTTTGAAAGCTTTATATCTCTTTTTTATGCTCCTTTCAACATTTTGTTTTTCTCAACAAGTCGAGGAATTCAAAATGGTAAAAAACTATTACAACCAGCATAGAAGCATGCTTAATCAGGAATTCAAGAAAAAATTTGATGCAGAAAAGAATACTGTTATAAAAACAGCTATCAAACAAGATTTTCTCTTTTCATGAAAAAGATGGATAGCATTGAAAATGTCGCTCTCATCGGAGCTTTGCTTAAGGTAAAAAACCTTGAAGATTTAAGTAAAATCAATACCAAATCTACTTCAGCATCACCTGCTGTTTCTCAGACGATAGACCAGACTGCCAATTATCCCGGCGGAATGAATAACTTGAGAAAACAGGTTGCAGATCTCTTCTACGGAGATGGTGTTTATTCTGAAACAGGCAATAGCAAAGCAGTAGTCGCTTTTGTTGTAGAACAAGACGGCAGCATCAGCAATGTGCAGGCAGAAGGTGAAAACTTTACGTTTAACCGTCAGGCAGAGATCGCATTGTATTCAATCCCGGATAAATTTTCACCTGCTTCTGTTAACGGAAATCCTGTAAGATACCGATTCAGACTGCCTTTAGCGATTAACCTTGAGTAATTGATAAAATTTTCTTGGTCGTCTTATTTTAAATATTACATTTGAGAAAAAATCTATGAAAAGACTTTTACTCTCATTCTCTCTATTTTTCGGATTATTTTCTGCACAAGCTCAGGAAACAGAAAAACAAAGAAAAAACGATGTTCTTGCAGATCCTATTTTATTAATTGCCGTCCCGATGGCTAATGTTTCCTATGAAAGGCTATTGTCTGAAAACAAGGGATTAGGTATCAATGCAATGATTAAATTAGATCCTGAAGATGGCAGATTTTCGCAATTCTCAGCTTTTTACAGAATGTACTTTGGTAAAAAATATGCCTCCGGATTTTTCCTGGAAGGCTTCATACCAGTAACTACAGAATCCAATGACATTTATTCTTATAATTACGACGACATCAACGGATATTATTACACCTCATCTGTCACCAAAGGCAATTTTACAACCGTAGGAATCGGTTTTGGAGTCGGAGGAAAATGGGTAATGAAAAACAATTTAGTGATTGAAGCCAGTGGTGGTATTGCCAGAAGATTCGGGGACAGAGACAAACATTATTTCGATGAAGTAACCGGAAAAATAATGGGTGGTATCGGATATCGTTTTTAAATTTTAAAAAATATTTAATGAAAAGCTTAGTTTTGCACTAAGCTTTTATTTTTATAATTTAATTATTGAAAGTACTATGAAAAATCTAATTCTGTTTTTGCTTTTATTTGTAAATTTTTGTTTCGCCCAACAAACCGAAAATTTAAAATTAATAAAACAAAAATATGATGCTGAAATTGAAAAAATAGAGCAGAAATATAAAGATGATATTTCCAACAAAATTTGAAAGAAAGTGTAGGAATTTTAAAAATGAAAAAAAGTGTAGCTCTAAGAACCCTTTCGTTTGATGCACAACAAGAATATTTGGATGAAATCTCTAAAATAAGACCTCAAATAATACCTTTAGACTCTAGTAAAATTGTAAAAAATGAAGTGGGTCAAATACTTCCAGTTCATCCTAAAGGAACTTCCTACTTTCAAAATGAAGTAATTAATAATTTTTATGGAGATGAGATTGAAGCTAAGGGTACAGTTACATCAAGACTTACATTTATAGTAGAAAAAACGGAAGTATACAGTTTGTAAAAGCGGAAGGAGTAAATGAAACCTTTAATAAATATGCTATTTTAGCTGTATATCTAACTAAAGAAAAATGGGACCCTGCAAGATTAAACGGCTACCCTGTAAGATATAAATTTGCACTTCCTCTAACTTTAAGATTTGATTAATGTTTACCGACGAATATTTTATGAAAATGGCTTTTCAGGAAGCCGAGATTGCCTTTGAAAAAGATGAGGTTCCTATCGGATGTGTAGTAGTTTCAAATAATCGTGTGATTGCACGAGCACACAATCTTACCGAAACTTTAAACGATGTTACTGCCCACGCCGAAATGCAGGCCATCACCTCTGCTGCCAATTTTTTAGGCGGAAAATATTTGATCAACTGTACTTTGTATGTAACCTTAGAGCCTTGCGTGATGTGTTCGGGAGCACTTTCATGGTCACAGATTTCAAAAGTGGTGATTGGTGCCAGAGACGAGCAGCGCGGATTTATTAATAAAAATCTAAGCCTTCATCCCAAAACAGAAATCATCACAGGAATTATGGAAAATGAATGCTCTTCTATTGTAAAAGAGTTTTTCAAATCGAAAAGATAGGTTGAGTTAAAGGTTGAGGTTTAAACTTAAATAAAAGGTTAGTCTAAACTCAGCGTCAATTATAAATCTTTCCCCAAAAAGTATAATCCTTTTAGGGTATGCAGTCTATCTGCAATATGTATTTTATCGGTCAGCGGCTTGTAGACGTGAGAAACTCCGCCGGTCGCAATGACGAAACAGTCGTCGTTTACCTCATCGTTGATACGGTCGATGAAACCTTCTACCATTCCGAGGAAGCCGTAAACCATCCCACTTTGCATACAACTGATGGTATCTAAACCCAAAACAGATTTTGGTTTTATGAGTTCAATTTCCGGAAGCTGAGCCGTTTGGCTAATCAAAGAATTTAATGATGTTACGATTCCCGGAGCAATGATCACGCCTAAACATTCACCATTTTCAGCGACACAACTTGCCGTAAGAGCAGTTCCAAAATCAAGTACAATTTTTTTCCTGTCGGGGTACATATTATGCGCTGCAACGAGATTGGCGTAAATATCTGTTCCCATTTGTTTAGACTTTGCAATGACTTCCGACTGTGTATTGCGGTCTACCATTATCGGAACTATCCCATGAATTTTTCTTATCGCAGACGTAATTTCCCTTGTCAACTGAGGAACGACAGAGCCAATGATAATTTTCTCTATTTTTTTAGGATCAACTTTATAGGTTTGATATAAAATCAGCATCTGCCCATGCAACTCATCTGCAGTTCTGTACGGTTTTGTATTGATGACCCAAGAGATGTCACAATTGTCATCATCAAAAAGGCCAAATCTGATATTGCTGTTTCCAACATTGATTACGATAGAATTCATTGAATAGCTTTTCGGTGGTAAATTTAACAATTTTCATAAAAAGAGCCTTTTAATATCTGTAAAATTGGTTTATAATTGTAAAAACAATTGATTAAGCTCGAAACACCAATGAAAAAACTTTTAATTCTTATATTCATCAGCCAATTTGCAATAATTTTCTCTCAGAAAAACGTAAAAATGTACAACGAGAGAAAAGGCGACACCATTACATTCTATGTCGACAATCAGGAGATTTATCCCGTGTCGTTGGTTTTCAACGGTCAGCCGGAGACGAATAATTTAAAGAAACCTGAATTATTTAAAACTACTCAGGTAATTCCTGCAAAAACAATGAAGCAAAAAGTAACTTTCTTTGTCGTGAACGATAAAAAGAAAGGCTGGGGTGTCAAAAAATGCCCGGTTACAGAAGCTACATTGGTGACATTACGATAAAAGATTACGACAGTCAATATGTCTACGATTTACCTTTCGGAAAAGGAAAAGCATTTTGGATTCATCAGGGGTACAACGGAACATTCTCTCACCAAAATGAAAATTCTTTAGACTTCATTATGCCCGAAGGCACGGAAGTTTTAGCATCAAGAGAAGGCTTAGTCATAGACATCGTACAGAATAATAACCAAAGTTGCCCGACGAGAAGCTGTGCCCCTTTCGGGAATTACGTTTCGATATTGCATCCCGACGGAACGATTGCGCAATATTATCATTTAGAACAAAACGGTGTTCGGGTAAAACTCGGGGACAGTGTGACGAAAGGACAATTCATTGCGTACAGTGGAAATACCGGCTGGAGCAGCGGGCCGCATCTTCATTTCAATGTGTATATTTCGAGTGCAACGGCAGAGAAAAACAGAGTTACGCTAAAAACGCTTTTTAAAACCGGACATGGTGATAAGGTGGAGTTTTTGGAAGAGAAGAAATCTTATTCGAGAGGATATTAGATTTAAATACTAAATTCAATTTATCATGAAATTTAAAATCATTTTAATAGCATTCCTCTCTATAACTGCACTCTACTATATTTTAAGTATCATCATTTTTCGAGGAAGTTTTATTCAAGAACATGATTATTCTTACAATTCTTTATCAGAATCTAAGAAAGAAGGCACTTTAGTATCTAATGATTTGGAGCTAAAAATTGAGGGGGATTCTTTAAAAAGCATAAAAAACCTTAATGAAAAATTTTTCTCAACTCAATCAACATATCAAAAATTTTATGGTTTTCTATTTTCAATAGACAAAGAAGATGAAAACTACAGAAGAATTATTTGGGGTGAGCCCACTCAACTTTCTGCAGGACGAAACTGGATTATTGTTGATAAAGATGACAATTATTTAGGGGAAGCATTCTACACCGGACATGTTGATACAAAAGTATCTGAAATCATAACATTAACAGTTAAAAATGCCAAAACAGATAACAAGATAGGCAACATACAATTTTTGGTTAAATAATAAGCGATTTCACAATTGTCAACTCAATCTCAATGGCTACAAATTGTGAAATCTATGAAGAGTGTTCTTCTATAATCTACTAGCAAATTTTTGAATAATATTTTTTTAATATTTCAAGCAAATAATGATAAACAATGAAATATTTTTTCACAATACTTCTCCTTCTTCTCATCAACTTAAGTTGCATCAGTAGAAAAACAGCAACAACTTCAAACTGTACTGACTATTCGTTTTACTATAATTACACGAGTAGCGAAGCCTTAAAACAGATAAAAGACATCCCAAATCTTAAAGAGATTGACGAACATTCACTCAATTCTTATCTTGATAACGGTGATAATTTTACTGAGATTAAAAAGGATCAAATAGTATTTGTCCCAGAAAGTGAGTTTTTTCAAATTCCTGACCGAAAAGGAGAAATTCCACTGTATATTTTAGGGTATGTTCAGAATAATCATATTAAACAATACTTAGTATTTGAGCTTAATATAGGTCAAGACTCGTCTTTATATATCATCAATCAGGTAAATCATAAAATAACCTCAATGTTTTTAACTCATTCTAATTATAGCTCTGGTTATGGTGGTGAGAATGTTGGAACAAAAAAAATATCTGATTCTATTTTTAATGTTAAAGTGTTTCATTCTTATGATACAAGCGATAGTAATGGCAATTCTTCCGAAACTTGTCATTATCAGCTTAAGGATATTTAAGTTTGGTTCCGTAACACACACTCTCTAAATATTTAAAGGATAAGAAAAACAATCAATTCGATATATTTTTATCTGAAAACTAAATTTTCCGCTTAGATGAGATGTAGTGATTAGCTGATAAACTCTTCCGTTCTCCGAATCAAGAAAGTACTTTTCGTACCGCCGTATTTTTTGTGAATCTTTTTTTATCTCTTCAAAAATCCTTTTAGTTCTTGCAATACACACTTCGGACTCTTCAATTTTATATTTGTCCACCCTCTCTGTACTGTAAACAAAATTTTCTAAAATTTGTGGCTTAAAATGCAAGTTTGTTTCTGTATGTAGAATACTCAGCATTAATTCATCAAAAAGTAATCTGACTTCATCAGGTTTTAATTTTAATTCTCTAACAACATCTTTAAATTGTTGCTCAAATGTTGTATTTGTTTTTGCATACAATTGCAACTGTGTTTCATTTCGAAATTCCCAATAATCAAAATACATATTTGAAAGAAATGGAATAGCGTAAAATTGATTATTTTTTTGAAAAACAAGCACTTCGTCATAATCAACTTTTTTAGAATTTCTAAATAAAGTAATTGATAGAGAATCTAAATTTACTTGTCGAACTTGCTTCAGATTTTTATCGATCATGGGGGACTTTTCCAAAACATATTCAATACTTTTCTCTTCAGTATCAAAACCATTATTTTTCTCCTCTTCACAAGCAACAATCACAAAAATAATTAGAAATATTAAAATAAAATTCTTCATCTTTTCATACTATTATTTAAATATACAAAGTTCTATTCTCTTAAGTCTGGTATCTAATACAATTGCTTTATTTTAATAAAATCTAATTTACTTCAATCTACAACATATCCGTTTTAAACAAAATACAACTTACAAACATTACAAACAGACTTGTTTGTAACAACATGCAAAATACATAGGTTTAAAACAGACCTGTTTTAAAGAAAATGCAACTGCATTTAGTCTCCCGCAAGTTGTTGGAAACAAAATGCAACCTACAGAAGCTCCAAACACTGTTGTTTGTAACCAAATGCAGTTTTCATTAATACAAAACAAATCCCCAAAGAAAAAATCTTCGGGGATTATTTTATTGAGTTAAACCAAGCTATTTCACTTCAACAAAATTATTCTCAGGATTCACATCTGCCATTCTCTGGCTAAAATCTATTCCTAACAATGACAGTTGAGATTTGGTGTAAGGAATTGTCAGGGTATATTCTTTCTGCGTCCATGGCCAGTATTTTTCTGTTGTAAAATCGCCGTAACCGTCTTTCTGTTTCCAGGTGTGGGTCATGTTCATCGGAATGTAGTAGGTAATGATTTTCTTATCTGTCGTCATTACAGAAAAATCAGTAGGCATCGGAATCTGACCATTGTTCAACAACGTGATCGTTGTAGATTTTGCATCGTATTGTATGTCTTTAATTCCGTAGTCAATCGTCTTTATGGTGTTGATCCAGTAATGATGAAACCACTTCAGATCCATCCCAGAAACCCTCTGTGCAATATGAAGGAAATCTCTGTCGGTAGGATGTTTCATGTTCCACTCTTTGAAATATTCGGTCATGATTTTTTCTAAATTCTGCTCTCCAACGATATATCCTAACTGCACTAAATACAATTCTCCTTTCACATAACTTGCAAAGCTGTACGCGGTACCGTTGTCGTGATGGTCACCCAACCAAACTGCCGGCTCTTCAATTCCTTTTTGCACAATTCCTCTGTAAGAATTTATTTTATCTACAAAAGGATTCGGCCTTTGATCTGTTGGCGGAAATAACTGATGCATTACAATGCTTTCGGCATAGCTTGTAAAACCCTCATCCATCCAGGGTCTTGTAGGCTCGTTGGTTGCCAGCATCTGCTGATACCATGAGTGCGATCCTTCATGAACCATCAGCCCCATCAAATCTTCAAGTTTTTTTGCTTCACCTAAAATCATCGTACACATTCCGTATTCCATACCGCCGTCACCACCTTGGATGAAAGCGTAAGAAGGATAAGCATATTTACCGAAACGGGAATTCATAATCTGGAAATACTTCGTCACGTAAGGTTGTGCTTCACCCCAAGCTTTTGTTTTATCATTCTTTTGATATACGAAAAACACTTTCGGGCCTTCCGGCACATCAAAACTTTCTACAGAATAATCCCTGTCTGCCGCCCATGCGAAGTCAAGCATATTTTTGGCAGTCCATTTCCATGTAGCTTTATTTTTATCGGATTTAATATTTGCCGATGCATCATAACCTTTCACTTCTGTAGGATTCAAAAGCGTTCCGCCCGCTCCCACAACATAATCTTTGTTAATTTTGATGTTCACATCAAAATCGGCAAACGGTGCATGAAATTCTCTTCCCACATAATCGAACGTTGCCCAGCCGTCATAATCGTATTCTGCAATTTTCGGATACCATTGGGTCATCGTCATATCAACACCTTCACGGTTGTTTCTTCCGCTACGTCTGATTTGCTGAGGTATTACGGCATCCCACTCCATCGTAAAAGTGGTTTTGGAATTGGGTTTTAAAGCTTCATTTAAATAAACCTTCATCACCGTTTCCTGAATTTCAAACTTCAGATTTTTTCCGTTTTGTTTGATCCAGTGGATATTTTGAGCGCCTTCCTGATCTTTCGGAATCGATGCTAGTCTTGAAATTCCGTCTTTCTGCAATCTCGAATCACCGTTTTTCCCCTGTCCGGCAACTCTTTGATCCATCATTGAATTGGGTTTAAAAGCATTCCAGTACAAATGGAAATACACGACATTAAGTTCGTCCGGTGAGTTGTTGGAATAATTAAGGGTCTGATTTCCTTCGTAGGTAAATTTTTCTGCATTGACATCAATATCCATCTTATATTGGGCAGCCTGCTGATAATAAGCATTCTGCTGCGCCTGAAATTGTGAAATGATAAACGCAAAAATGATTGCAACCGATTTTTTCATTTAAAATTTTATTTTTTTAAAGGTAAGTAAATTTTGAAAGAGACTCAAATGTGATATTCAAGTTCGATTGTATCTTTTGATTGTTTAATATTGATGAGGTTAAATTTTCTGTCGCATATTTGGTGAATTTTTATTTCCCGCAGATCACACAGATTAGCAAAGATGATTGCGTATAAGAATCTGTGAACATCTGCGAGATCTGTGGGAGATTTATTAACCACTAATAACACAAATGAATGCACAATTTTAAACACAAATAATTAGTGTTATTCGCGAAAATATTTGTGCTATTTGTGTTTAAATAAAATCATTTTCTTAATCAAAGTAATCTGTCCCAAATGATAATAAGCATGTTCAATCATTCCGTCAATATTCCTTAGATACGTTCCGTATTTTTCATCGACAAAAACCTCATTTAATTGAGAATCGGGAATTTGTTCTAAAAAAGTCGCAAACTTTTCAGAATCGCTCCATAATTTATTTAAAAGAGATTCCCATTGTTCCTGAGATTCAATCGGTGGAAGATCGAAGCTGAATTGATCTTTAATTTCCAAATCTCCGCCTTCAAAAACATTGAGAATTCCTGCGATATAGTAATCAATGTGAAAAGTCAGCATAGCGATGGTGTTTACATCAGCAATTTTCGTTGTTGCTTGCTCCCAAGTGACATCTGAAAACTGATTTTTAAAATTGGTATTAGCAATCCAAACGCCGTCGAGCATTACTTCTCTGAATCTTTTTGCTAATTGTGAGGCTGTACTCATTTGTTTAGTTTTAATAAATTTAAAGATAATATTTTTTTGAGTTTCCCACAGATCCCACAAAATTTTCACAGATGAATACGTATAAGAATCTATGAAATTTCCAAACACAAATGACACAATTATTCGTGAAAAACATTTACGTTATTTGTGTTTAAACAAAAACCTCAAATGCAAAAACACTTGAGGTTGATATTTAATTTAAAATTAAATTATTTTTTAGAAGAAATCTCTTTCTTTCCGCTTTGTAAAATCTTTTCTAGGATTCTTAAAGTAATCAGGTAAGTCGGTTTCACACCTGTCAATCCTAATCCACCTGAAGAAAGTGTAGCCCCTGTTTCCAGAGGATTATCTGATGCATAGTAAGCATAACTTACGAAAAGATCTGGTGCAATATGATGTCTGATTTTAGAAGCTACCTGAATTGCTTTTTGGTAATGTGCCCCTTCCATTTCAAGTCCGATGGCTTTCCATGAAGTATTCATAAAATACTGAAGGATATCTCTGTTCTGAAGTGAAGTTCCTAAAACTGTAATCATTGGTCCTTCGAAAGCCTTTAATTCATCATCTTTAAAATCATTTAATTTCAAAGCATTTTCAAAAGGATAATTATCTGCCGTTCCTTCAAAGATGTGGGAAGTCGGGATCATGATATCGCCTTTTCCACCTGATAAAATTCCTGCCTTCCCCATGATAGAGACAGATTTCACTTTCATCATATACACCTCTCCTTTCTGCTCGAAAGGTCTCAGCAATTCATCCATTACCTCAAAAGCCTGTTCGCCAAATGCATAATCGAAAACCATGATCACATCGTCTCCGTCATATTTCAAGTGACCAAAAGGAGTGTTTTTAAGATTGGTTTTGCTTAAATCGATAATCTGAACGTCAATATTACTTCCGCTTTTGTCATTGATGTAAACTAAACCTTCTTCCAAGGCATATTTTGAAACTTTGTCGCGAAGATCTTTTTTATCTGAAATTTCTCCGTAGAGCTTATAATCAACGTCTTTGGTATCTTTTTTCTTTAAAGCATCATTTCCGTACAACATATTTTTTACAGAATGCATATTCGCCGAAATAATGTGTAACGGGCGCATGTGAAGGTCATTTTCAAATAAAACCTCTTTCACCTTTTGAGCCCATTTTTCGCCAAAATAATGGTGTCCTACTCTTTCCTTTAAAATTGCACTGAAGTAAATTTCTCTCTCACGGCTTTGCTTAGCATCTTCCAGACTCACTTTTCCTAAATGGTAAATGATTTTGAATAATCTGTCCGGATTTTCATCGTCGCCAAAAGTATTGTAGGCATTTAAAGTTTCATCAAAAGTTCTTCCTATTAAAGAAGAAAGGTGAATCAGTGCTACTTCTTTTTCTCTTCTGCTGAATTTTTTCTCACCTTTTACCACTTCTTCGATGATTTTGAAAGCTCTTGTCGGCTTCCAGTTTTCATCCTGAATAAATGCGAGATTACGGATTTTATCGGCTTCTATAAATAAGAACGTTAAATGCGTAAGAATATCATAGATTTCAGAACGTCCCAAAAGAACTTCGATATTCATCTGATGTTCGTCTATTCGGTAACAGTTTCTTCTTCTCTTTTTGGAACGATTGGCTCGAAACTCCCTTTATCAAAACCTTCGTCTGATGTAAGATGAATGAAAGCACATTCTTCTATTCCTTCCGGAAGTCTGTCTAAAACATACATCAAACCATCAAGCTCCAACTTGCTTGGAACGCTCATGGTACCGTAAATTTCGGGATTGATCGTTTTCAACAAACTTCTAATGCTTTCTCCTGAAACTCCACTTGGCTTGAAAAAACCTCTATAAAACAGGTGTCTCATAGAAATGTATAGTCTTTCAATTGCCTCGGTAGTTTCTCTTGCTCTAGAATTTGTCATATATTAAATTTTTTATAAAAAGTCTGCTAAGTTACGTAAAATTTATTTAAAGTTTTAATCCACTTTAAACCAGTCGATTATCTTTTAAACTGAATTTTTAAACGTTTTAAAATTAATATTTACGACCATAATCAGAAAGAAAACTGGAATAAGTTTTATTCATATTGTTCAAAATTATTTTTTTCACCATTAAGGTTTTAAGAATAACCGTTTTATAATAATTTAGAAATCAATAAATTGATTCTTAATTAAGATTCGTTAAGATAGCATTCTAATTAAAAAAATCATCTCAATTCAAAGATTTTAGCAGGAAACTTTAAATTAATTGATCTTCTCCAGTTTTTCCAGTTCCTCTTTTACTTTATCGAAACTTACTTTTTCTACCGTTTTGATCAATGATCTATTCATATACAGCTGTAGAGTATACGTATTATTTTGTGTAGGAGTAATTAGAATACCGTCCTTGGGCTTTCCTTCAGCATCTATTTGAATTCCAATAACAATGTGATTCTCGTCGGTTTCTTCAATAAATGTATTGCCTGAAATTTTTTCTGCCAACATGTTGAAATTCTCCTGAAGACCAGAAGTCTCTTTGACCATCATATAAACTTTATAAAACAATTCAGTTCCTTCAGTTGGCTCCATCGATTCATCCATTGGATTTACGGTAGTTGAAATAATTTCACCCTCTTTTTCGTGATAAACGATAATACTCTCCTTGTATTTTGATTCTAAATAATTTTTTCTTGTACCGTCAACTATTTTTCCATCGATAGAAAGCTGTTTATTAAAAGTGTTTTTGGATTGTTCAATTTTAATTTCAGCTTTTCTGTTTGCCTGCATATCGCTGATTTCAATCGTATTATTTTTCAGTTCAAAATGAAGCCTGTTGAAATAATGCATCGCAAAAAGATCCCAATCAAAGGCCTGCAGAACCCCATTTTTCCAGTATTTGGACGTAAATTGCTTTTCGTTCAAAACATACTCAACGCCATCGTATATTTTTCCGTCTTTGTAAGTAGATTTAATATCATAAGACTGATGTCTGAAATTATCCATGTTTTTCAGATAATCGTTTGAATATTGAAATTTCAAAATTCCGTTTTCAAAATAATTGACTTGCTTAAATTCTCTGTTATCATCAGTTTCAAAATATCCGGAGTAAGGTTTTCCATTTTTAAAAATACCTTCATAAGAACTTTGTGGCTTTTCTGAAATATCAAAAGAAAAATCTTTAACTTTTACGAGAATTCCGTTTTCATACAGTTTTTGCTTTTGAATATTTTCCTTATTATATGAATCTTCAAAATAAGTTTCTTCTGTAATCTTTCCGTTTTTGAAAACTGAAGTTTTCTCACTTTCTACCAAAGTTCCGTCGTAAGGTTCATCATTTTTATACTCTAAACTTCCCACAACTTTACCATCTTCATAGAAAGTCGTCATTCCGTTCAATTTATCATCTTTGATTGTATAAG comes from Chryseobacterium sp. 3008163 and encodes:
- a CDS encoding energy transducer TonB; this encodes MDSIENVALIGALLKVKNLEDLSKINTKSTSASPAVSQTIDQTANYPGGMNNLRKQVADLFYGDGVYSETGNSKAVVAFVVEQDGSISNVQAEGENFTFNRQAEIALYSIPDKFSPASVNGNPVRYRFRLPLAINLE
- a CDS encoding nucleoside deaminase — encoded protein: MFTDEYFMKMAFQEAEIAFEKDEVPIGCVVVSNNRVIARAHNLTETLNDVTAHAEMQAITSAANFLGGKYLINCTLYVTLEPCVMCSGALSWSQISKVVIGARDEQRGFINKNLSLHPKTEIITGIMENECSSIVKEFFKSKR
- a CDS encoding M23 family metallopeptidase, whose translation is MPGYRSYIGDITIKDYDSQYVYDLPFGKGKAFWIHQGYNGTFSHQNENSLDFIMPEGTEVLASREGLVIDIVQNNNQSCPTRSCAPFGNYVSILHPDGTIAQYYHLEQNGVRVKLGDSVTKGQFIAYSGNTGWSSGPHLHFNVYISSATAEKNRVTLKTLFKTGHGDKVEFLEEKKSYSRGY
- a CDS encoding type III pantothenate kinase, with the translated sequence MNSIVINVGNSNIRFGLFDDDNCDISWVINTKPYRTADELHGQMLILYQTYKVDPKKIEKIIIGSVVPQLTREITSAIRKIHGIVPIMVDRNTQSEVIAKSKQMGTDIYANLVAAHNMYPDRKKIVLDFGTALTASCVAENGECLGVIIAPGIVTSLNSLISQTAQLPEIELIKPKSVLGLDTISCMQSGMVYGFLGMVEGFIDRINDEVNDDCFVIATGGVSHVYKPLTDKIHIADRLHTLKGLYFLGKDL
- a CDS encoding DinB family protein — protein: MSTASQLAKRFREVMLDGVWIANTNFKNQFSDVTWEQATTKIADVNTIAMLTFHIDYYIAGILNVFEGGDLEIKDQFSFDLPPIESQEQWESLLNKLWSDSEKFATFLEQIPDSQLNEVFVDEKYGTYLRNIDGMIEHAYYHLGQITLIKKMILFKHK
- a CDS encoding M1 family metallopeptidase, with protein sequence MKKSVAIIFAFIISQFQAQQNAYYQQAAQYKMDIDVNAEKFTYEGNQTLNYSNNSPDELNVVYFHLYWNAFKPNSMMDQRVAGQGKNGDSRLQKDGISRLASIPKDQEGAQNIHWIKQNGKNLKFEIQETVMKVYLNEALKPNSKTTFTMEWDAVIPQQIRRSGRNNREGVDMTMTQWYPKIAEYDYDGWATFDYVGREFHAPFADFDVNIKINKDYVVGAGGTLLNPTEVKGYDASANIKSDKNKATWKWTAKNMLDFAWAADRDYSVESFDVPEGPKVFFVYQKNDKTKAWGEAQPYVTKYFQIMNSRFGKYAYPSYAFIQGGDGGMEYGMCTMILGEAKKLEDLMGLMVHEGSHSWYQQMLATNEPTRPWMDEGFTSYAESIVMHQLFPPTDQRPNPFVDKINSYRGIVQKGIEEPAVWLGDHHDNGTAYSFASYVKGELYLVQLGYIVGEQNLEKIMTEYFKEWNMKHPTDRDFLHIAQRVSGMDLKWFHHYWINTIKTIDYGIKDIQYDAKSTTITLLNNGQIPMPTDFSVMTTDKKIITYYIPMNMTHTWKQKDGYGDFTTEKYWPWTQKEYTLTIPYTKSQLSLLGIDFSQRMADVNPENNFVEVK
- a CDS encoding helix-turn-helix transcriptional regulator translates to MKKDFYLTRYALIIKKLESAPSTYSQLEDYLLNSFEFQDADIKSYSIRTLQRDIREISGLFNLSIHNKKKGDNRYYIESRPIMEVDEYNQKLLESFQVSNALNVHPDFADYIFFESRKPTGVEHFYDLFFAIRNKRVVTFEHYNYKNKLMTSRKVHPLALKESKDRWYLIAIDTKDKALKSFGLDRINYLDVNAAKFKEKYKYNFREHFKNAFGVMNLTEQNPQKIVLKCSRHQGEYIRSFALHQSQKEIKETPGEIIFEFFLHPTYDFMQEILSYGKEVEVLEPKTLVEEIKKHLQESLNSYFED